From the Solibacillus sp. FSL R5-0449 genome, one window contains:
- a CDS encoding FAD-linked oxidase C-terminal domain-containing protein, producing MNYIEQLKEILSHEQVTTNEVLRTQHGKDESYHEPHLPDVVVYPKTAQEVSEILTLANEQRIPVVPFGLGTSLEGHVIPYQGGISLDLSLMNAVLEVRSEDFLVKVQPGVTRSQLNKELKKYGLFFSVDPGADATLGGMAATNASGTTSVRYGIMRDQVRDLEVVLANGDVIHTGGLAAKSSSGYHLNGLMVGSEGTLGVITELTLRVFGIPERIVAGRATFETVQQAVDAVVSLKQAGIPIARMELVDKQSIEKVNSASGTNFPETPTLFLEFHGNEAGLQSDVVFATELLNDNGCIELAFEQDERARNHLWELRHNMAYTYIHSAPGKKLMSTDVVVPINSLPDAIQNSREKIESMQIDAGIVGHVGDGNYHILLMVDMDSKEEIARAKELNEHVVEYALSLGGTCTGEHGVGYGKKKYQQQEHGLAYMWMKEIKRAFDPNNILNPGKIFID from the coding sequence GTGAATTATATTGAACAGTTAAAGGAAATTTTATCACATGAACAAGTGACAACAAATGAAGTGTTACGTACACAACACGGAAAAGATGAATCGTATCATGAACCGCATTTACCGGATGTTGTTGTCTACCCGAAAACGGCACAGGAAGTTAGCGAAATTTTAACATTAGCAAATGAACAGCGTATTCCAGTAGTCCCATTTGGTCTTGGGACAAGTTTGGAAGGACATGTCATCCCGTATCAAGGGGGAATCTCTCTGGACTTATCGCTTATGAATGCCGTATTGGAAGTACGGTCTGAGGATTTTCTTGTAAAGGTTCAACCAGGTGTAACGCGCAGCCAGCTGAATAAAGAATTAAAAAAGTACGGCTTATTCTTTTCAGTCGATCCGGGTGCCGATGCGACATTAGGTGGAATGGCAGCGACAAATGCGAGTGGAACAACTTCCGTTCGCTACGGCATTATGCGTGACCAAGTGCGTGATCTAGAAGTGGTGTTGGCAAATGGGGATGTAATTCATACAGGGGGATTGGCCGCAAAATCTTCCTCAGGCTATCATTTGAATGGTTTAATGGTCGGTTCCGAGGGGACACTCGGGGTCATTACTGAATTGACATTACGCGTTTTCGGAATCCCGGAAAGAATTGTGGCCGGTCGCGCGACATTTGAAACAGTTCAGCAGGCGGTCGATGCTGTTGTCTCATTAAAGCAGGCCGGTATACCAATAGCCCGAATGGAACTTGTTGATAAACAAAGTATTGAAAAGGTAAACAGTGCTTCGGGAACAAATTTCCCTGAAACGCCAACACTATTTTTGGAATTCCACGGTAATGAAGCAGGCTTGCAGTCAGATGTAGTTTTTGCAACCGAATTATTAAACGACAATGGCTGTATCGAGCTGGCATTCGAGCAGGATGAACGAGCACGCAATCATTTGTGGGAACTTCGTCATAATATGGCGTATACATATATTCATTCCGCGCCAGGGAAAAAACTGATGTCTACAGATGTTGTCGTTCCGATTAATTCATTGCCGGATGCGATTCAAAATTCCCGTGAAAAAATTGAAAGCATGCAGATCGACGCGGGGATTGTCGGTCATGTAGGCGACGGGAATTATCATATCTTGCTGATGGTGGATATGGACAGCAAAGAAGAGATTGCAAGAGCAAAAGAACTGAATGAACATGTCGTAGAATATGCATTGTCACTTGGGGGTACATGCACGGGGGAACATGGTGTAGGTTATGGTAAGAAGAAATACCAACAGCAAGAACACGGACTTGCCTATATGTGGATGAAAGAAATTAAACGGGCATTTGATCCGAACAATATTCTAAACCCCGGCAAAATTTTTATTGATTAA
- a CDS encoding tyrosine-type recombinase/integrase: MEKIQPYVKAFTAYLKSLNKSFHTTKQYTLDAKQFAEIIEHENQINEALQLYAKTIQEKYPSFNSVNRKFASIRHFLTFLQLRGVISVYNEEIIAPLTKEETELNVLKEKQFNRALAYWPKQYEIALNEEHEWLALRNTVIVFTVAELGIKPAELVRMEWKHINPEKREVIVLASKSYRVLQCSKKLLELLEDYKRHTIEFMPLTEQSPYVWLGVGNKMGEPVTVKTIERIFKAMSEQLQFKVTATNMRYHAIQKLLTKQEDPKVLYEQFGYARKGVLLEREQRFPKNG, from the coding sequence GTGGAAAAAATCCAACCGTATGTTAAGGCATTTACTGCTTACTTAAAGTCCTTAAATAAATCTTTTCATACGACGAAACAATATACATTGGATGCAAAGCAATTCGCGGAGATTATTGAGCATGAGAATCAAATAAATGAAGCCCTGCAACTTTATGCAAAAACGATTCAGGAAAAGTATCCTTCGTTCAATTCAGTCAACCGCAAATTCGCATCCATTCGCCATTTTCTTACTTTCTTGCAGCTGCGCGGTGTCATTTCCGTATATAACGAAGAAATCATCGCCCCGTTGACTAAAGAGGAGACGGAACTGAACGTACTGAAGGAAAAACAATTCAATCGAGCATTAGCTTATTGGCCGAAGCAGTATGAGATTGCCTTGAATGAGGAACATGAATGGCTCGCATTACGCAATACGGTCATTGTATTTACTGTTGCGGAGCTTGGCATTAAGCCAGCAGAGCTTGTACGGATGGAATGGAAGCATATTAATCCTGAAAAACGTGAAGTGATCGTACTGGCTTCAAAAAGTTACCGTGTTTTGCAGTGTTCTAAAAAACTGCTTGAACTGCTCGAAGACTATAAACGCCACACAATTGAATTCATGCCGCTGACGGAGCAGTCACCTTATGTTTGGCTCGGCGTCGGCAATAAAATGGGGGAGCCGGTCACCGTCAAAACGATCGAGCGCATTTTTAAGGCGATGTCCGAACAGCTTCAATTTAAAGTGACCGCTACTAATATGCGCTACCATGCAATACAAAAGCTATTAACAAAACAAGAGGATCCGAAAGTATTGTACGAGCAGTTCGGCTATGCAAGAAAAGGCGTATTGCTTGAACGGGAGCAACGTTTCCCGAAAAACGGCTAG
- a CDS encoding sporulation protein, whose translation MLSKWLTSVEENGVKVETVIEKTELVEGDILNGSVYVTAHTEEHQIDYISLKVLCEELDGEFSILGKHSFQLVGGIRSKDGEIIPFEIIPDERWVCGKDEELILQTTVVFLDGVAIEEQGVITYSAIE comes from the coding sequence ATGTTAAGCAAATGGCTAACATCAGTAGAAGAAAATGGCGTAAAAGTTGAAACCGTTATCGAAAAGACAGAACTTGTAGAAGGTGACATATTAAATGGTTCTGTTTATGTGACAGCACATACAGAAGAGCATCAAATCGATTACATTTCATTAAAAGTACTTTGTGAAGAATTGGACGGCGAATTTTCGATACTTGGAAAACACTCGTTTCAGCTAGTTGGCGGGATCCGTTCAAAAGATGGGGAAATCATTCCGTTTGAGATCATTCCGGACGAGCGCTGGGTATGCGGGAAAGATGAGGAGCTCATCTTACAGACAACTGTTGTATTTTTGGATGGAGTGGCAATCGAAGAACAAGGTGTTATTACGTATAGCGCCATTGAATAA
- the msrA gene encoding peptide-methionine (S)-S-oxide reductase MsrA, which produces MEKATFAGGCFWCMVKPFDQWEGIEKVTSGYTGGHVENPTYEDVKRGDSGHVEAVEIEFNPEIFSYEKLLDIYWMQIDPTDAGGQFHDRGESYKTVIFTHNEEQYAAALQSKKNLAESGRFKKPIVTEIKPAETFWPAEDYHQDYYKKEEAHYKEDRDKSGRDEFIDTHWKES; this is translated from the coding sequence ATGGAAAAGGCAACATTTGCAGGTGGTTGTTTTTGGTGTATGGTCAAACCTTTCGATCAATGGGAAGGCATCGAAAAAGTAACAAGCGGTTATACAGGCGGCCATGTGGAAAACCCTACATATGAAGATGTAAAACGTGGAGACTCTGGTCATGTGGAAGCAGTGGAAATTGAATTTAACCCAGAGATTTTCAGCTATGAAAAGCTATTGGATATATATTGGATGCAAATTGATCCAACAGATGCTGGTGGTCAGTTCCACGATCGCGGCGAATCTTATAAGACCGTGATTTTTACGCATAACGAAGAACAATATGCGGCTGCATTGCAGTCGAAGAAAAACCTGGCGGAAAGCGGCCGATTCAAAAAGCCGATAGTAACTGAAATTAAACCGGCAGAAACTTTTTGGCCAGCAGAAGATTATCATCAGGATTATTATAAAAAAGAAGAAGCACATTATAAGGAAGACCGTGACAAATCCGGTCGTGATGAGTTTATTGACACCCACTGGAAAGAAAGTTAA
- a CDS encoding tyrosine recombinase XerC gives MKLPKFLRDFLIYLTTITGKSQRTRKEYEYDLILFMRFLKAIEEDISLDRLHTIDISEFTIDQIKEVSLEDLYLFMEYCEVQRGNSSAARARKVATLKAFFKYLKGKRRLIDENPAEHLETPKIGRRQPIYLNYNEAKDFIGAIQTQSYSARDECMMVFFLNLGIRVSELCSLNTDSINGRMLTVIGKGNKERHVYLNDACMNALEKYLEERHAYKGEGKEPLFTSQKGTRFARQSIARIVKVINTNSPSPKEKLTPHKLRHTSATMMYKSGADIRTLQHILGHSSVATTQIYTHIEDEQIQEVLKNNPFNNL, from the coding sequence ATGAAGCTGCCGAAATTTTTACGTGATTTTTTGATTTACTTAACAACAATTACCGGAAAGTCCCAAAGAACCCGAAAAGAATACGAATATGACCTTATTCTGTTTATGCGTTTTCTAAAAGCGATCGAAGAAGATATTTCGTTGGACCGTTTACATACAATTGACATTTCCGAATTTACAATCGACCAGATTAAAGAAGTGTCTCTGGAAGACTTGTATTTATTTATGGAATATTGCGAAGTGCAGCGCGGCAATTCCTCAGCAGCCCGTGCGCGGAAAGTAGCCACATTAAAAGCCTTTTTCAAATACTTAAAAGGAAAGCGCCGTCTCATCGATGAAAATCCGGCCGAACATTTGGAAACCCCAAAAATTGGGCGACGCCAGCCAATTTATTTAAACTATAATGAGGCAAAAGATTTCATTGGTGCTATCCAAACACAATCGTACAGTGCACGTGATGAATGCATGATGGTCTTTTTCCTGAATCTCGGTATTCGGGTTTCCGAATTATGTTCACTGAATACCGATTCCATTAATGGCCGGATGCTGACGGTAATCGGGAAAGGGAATAAAGAACGTCATGTGTATTTAAATGATGCATGTATGAACGCATTGGAAAAGTATTTAGAGGAGCGGCATGCATATAAAGGGGAAGGGAAAGAACCGCTGTTTACCTCTCAAAAAGGGACACGTTTTGCGAGACAGTCGATTGCGCGGATTGTGAAAGTGATCAATACCAACAGCCCGTCCCCGAAAGAAAAACTGACGCCGCATAAACTGCGACATACTTCCGCGACCATGATGTATAAATCCGGAGCGGACATTCGAACATTACAGCATATTCTTGGCCACTCCAGTGTTGCGACAACACAAATCTACACGCATATCGAGGATGAACAAATTCAGGAAGTACTGAAAAACAATCCATTCAATAATTTATGA
- a CDS encoding enoyl-CoA hydratase-related protein, with translation MQVRTTRLEAEEAKIIYQETAGLAIITIHRPQLKNALTANMWDQLAKIALRTLENPKNKVLLLRGSGENFTAGSDIKEFNSISLEKAEEAFVHMERTISTIENLPIPVIGVINGPAMGAGLELALACDIRIGSDKAKMGIPVGKLGITLNNKFAKRLVDLVGPSATKDFVFTGRMYKAEEAFKAGMLNYLVAEKDLNRFAIRMGKLVAGMSPDSLLAVKRSVKECVDSAPALWEGSTPFVSERDFSEGVRAFVEKRQPVFTRQLPNQ, from the coding sequence ATGCAAGTACGTACGACTAGACTTGAAGCGGAAGAAGCGAAAATCATTTATCAGGAAACTGCGGGGCTCGCCATCATTACAATCCACCGCCCACAACTTAAAAATGCATTGACGGCGAATATGTGGGACCAGCTTGCCAAAATTGCACTGCGCACATTGGAAAATCCAAAAAACAAGGTGCTGTTATTGCGTGGTTCGGGCGAGAACTTTACAGCAGGCTCAGATATTAAAGAATTTAATTCGATTTCGCTGGAAAAAGCGGAAGAAGCTTTCGTGCATATGGAAAGAACGATTTCGACAATTGAAAACTTGCCGATTCCGGTAATTGGTGTCATTAATGGACCGGCAATGGGCGCTGGACTGGAGCTTGCCCTTGCCTGTGATATTCGTATCGGCTCGGACAAAGCTAAAATGGGGATTCCGGTCGGTAAGCTCGGTATTACATTGAATAATAAATTTGCCAAACGTTTAGTCGATTTGGTCGGCCCATCTGCAACAAAAGATTTTGTATTCACTGGACGCATGTATAAAGCAGAAGAAGCGTTTAAAGCCGGAATGCTCAATTATTTAGTTGCAGAGAAAGATTTGAACCGTTTTGCCATCCGTATGGGGAAACTTGTTGCCGGCATGTCTCCGGACTCCTTATTAGCAGTCAAACGTTCGGTTAAAGAATGTGTGGATTCAGCCCCTGCTTTATGGGAAGGTTCAACACCGTTTGTTTCTGAAAGAGACTTTTCTGAAGGTGTCCGTGCATTTGTTGAAAAACGCCAGCCGGTTTTCACAAGACAGCTTCCAAATCAATAA
- a CDS encoding aminotransferase class I/II-fold pyridoxal phosphate-dependent enzyme, with the protein MNIQPSKKMSLFVPAIFGDLKKHAKLQEQQGTELIDLSLGSPDIAPAENLRQKMSELTALSSSYGYTLTGIQTFNEAVCRYYKRVNKVELDPETEVVQTIGSQEGLVHLPVAFCDPGDIVLTTNPAYVAYDAGIHLAGATPYYMPLTKENQYLPDLSAIPEEIRQKAKLLILNLPGNPVPAMPSIAYFEEVVAFAKKYNIIVLHDAAYSEFYFKGDAPISFLATPGAKEVGLEINSLSKSFSLAGTRIAYIVGNAQLVGIMKQLKSNLDFGIFEPIQQVAALALDNAEEVTNVLRETFSVRHKTLMEGLTSIGWQVAPSDGGMFVWAKYPYDIKCIDFAYKAIEQAGVVMVPGTVFGTAGEGYMRLALVQPVEKLQEAVKRLSSIKF; encoded by the coding sequence TTGAATATCCAACCGTCTAAAAAAATGTCATTGTTTGTGCCGGCAATATTTGGTGACTTAAAAAAGCATGCCAAATTGCAAGAGCAACAAGGAACGGAACTGATCGATTTAAGTCTTGGGAGCCCTGATATCGCTCCGGCAGAGAATTTGCGGCAAAAAATGTCCGAGCTTACCGCACTCTCTTCTTCTTACGGCTACACTTTAACGGGTATTCAAACATTCAATGAAGCGGTATGTCGTTATTATAAACGAGTCAACAAGGTTGAGTTAGATCCGGAAACTGAAGTTGTACAAACAATTGGCTCACAGGAAGGGTTAGTCCATCTGCCGGTAGCATTCTGTGATCCAGGTGACATCGTACTGACTACAAACCCGGCATATGTTGCGTATGATGCAGGAATTCACTTGGCTGGTGCAACGCCTTATTATATGCCATTGACAAAGGAAAATCAGTATTTGCCGGATCTGTCAGCTATTCCAGAAGAAATTCGCCAAAAAGCTAAATTACTCATTTTAAATTTGCCGGGTAACCCGGTACCGGCCATGCCATCCATTGCGTATTTTGAAGAAGTTGTGGCATTCGCGAAAAAGTATAATATTATCGTTCTGCATGATGCGGCCTATTCTGAGTTCTACTTTAAAGGAGATGCTCCGATCAGCTTCCTTGCGACACCTGGTGCAAAAGAAGTCGGTCTGGAAATTAACTCGTTATCGAAAAGTTTCAGTTTGGCTGGGACTCGTATTGCCTACATAGTTGGAAATGCACAATTGGTCGGTATTATGAAACAGCTGAAGTCAAATTTGGATTTCGGTATTTTCGAACCGATTCAGCAAGTAGCTGCATTAGCATTGGATAATGCAGAAGAAGTTACAAATGTACTGAGAGAAACGTTTTCTGTCCGTCATAAAACGCTTATGGAAGGCTTAACATCAATCGGCTGGCAAGTTGCACCGAGCGATGGCGGGATGTTCGTCTGGGCAAAATATCCGTATGATATTAAATGTATCGATTTTGCTTATAAAGCAATCGAACAGGCAGGTGTTGTCATGGTACCAGGCACGGTATTTGGCACAGCTGGTGAAGGCTATATGCGTCTTGCACTCGTACAACCTGTGGAAAAGCTTCAAGAAGCTGTTAAACGACTATCATCAATCAAATTCTAA
- a CDS encoding AI-2E family transporter: protein MNKVNSLPQETSKFFSSKFIRFLGGKNLLFLLVIILLVGCTVFVYDKISFIFEPLHVLFEVIILPGVLGVILFYLLRPPLKLLVRWKVPRALAILILYIVVIALITLLVLLVFPFLRDQFTNLVQEFPVVLMALANDLLAFLNNSHFSEYFEKINFDYNQILTDFTDSFITTVKVTLGSLATGVASGITGFLSTVTGIILSLVIVPFITFYLLYEGDKMPRFILFLFPPRMRKQIGEVLHDMDKQISSYIQGQILVSFCIGVMMTIGFLIIGMPYALLLGFLAMITSVVPYLGPAIAATPAAIIAIVNSPWLLVKLAIVWTIVQLIEGKFISPQIMGKSLSIHPITIIFVLLTAGSLFGVPGVVLGIPGYALIKVLISHTYRLFKQRYNRFQSDETNLYEELK, encoded by the coding sequence ATGAATAAAGTAAATTCATTACCCCAGGAAACGTCTAAATTTTTCTCTTCTAAATTTATTCGATTTTTAGGTGGTAAAAATTTATTATTCTTATTAGTGATCATCTTATTAGTTGGCTGTACGGTATTCGTATACGATAAAATTTCTTTTATATTCGAACCGTTACATGTATTATTCGAAGTCATCATATTACCCGGGGTTTTAGGAGTCATCTTGTTTTACTTATTACGCCCTCCATTGAAGCTTCTAGTAAGATGGAAAGTGCCGCGCGCATTGGCGATTCTGATTTTGTATATAGTAGTAATCGCATTGATCACTTTACTGGTCTTACTTGTTTTCCCGTTTTTACGTGATCAGTTTACAAACTTAGTACAAGAATTCCCTGTAGTTTTAATGGCACTCGCGAATGATTTATTGGCATTTTTAAATAACTCTCATTTCAGCGAGTATTTTGAAAAAATCAACTTTGACTACAATCAGATCTTAACGGATTTTACAGACAGCTTTATAACGACGGTCAAGGTAACTTTAGGCAGTTTAGCTACTGGTGTGGCTAGTGGAATAACAGGTTTCCTATCAACCGTTACAGGTATCATTTTATCGCTTGTCATTGTACCGTTTATTACATTTTACTTATTATACGAAGGCGATAAAATGCCGCGCTTCATTTTATTCCTATTCCCGCCACGCATGCGTAAGCAAATCGGAGAAGTGCTGCATGATATGGACAAGCAAATCAGCTCCTACATACAAGGCCAGATTTTAGTATCGTTTTGTATTGGTGTTATGATGACAATCGGCTTTTTAATTATCGGAATGCCTTATGCTCTATTGCTTGGCTTCCTGGCGATGATTACAAGTGTTGTTCCATATTTGGGACCAGCCATTGCAGCAACACCTGCCGCAATTATTGCGATTGTGAATTCACCTTGGCTGTTAGTAAAGTTAGCAATTGTATGGACAATTGTACAATTAATTGAAGGGAAGTTTATTTCCCCGCAGATTATGGGTAAATCATTAAGTATCCATCCTATTACGATTATTTTTGTATTATTAACAGCTGGCTCTTTATTTGGAGTTCCAGGTGTCGTGCTAGGTATTCCTGGTTATGCTTTAATTAAAGTTCTCATTTCACATACGTATCGACTCTTTAAACAACGCTACAATCGTTTCCAATCAGACGAGACGAATCTGTATGAAGAATTGAAATAA
- a CDS encoding sugar phosphate isomerase has product MNSLKSHYVFYYPFNYRQYDFGKLQHELKRNKFYHFTIDEEEFNETLYGPDIQVSPQLLTQFFYPFMEEKLLNNDISVRNFNRYSKKIHCEGKMKTAFDEVPFTLLSADINLCPFGIGILALRIQLADDVDMNAALSFGHYFRVLRPKIEEELGAEIYYDNFIFHNTDELLLKKIAPFLEKYFIDYSSIHKNISKIPFFEDERMYVNAFFHMGEDAEIDEELLFRAGQLNGRDSNGDPYISSTNEEYIKRFVEEHCYERWAPQFHIITTLQGQIHLSTMDDKSMYKSLNSFHSVSYYIFLIHYFYKLMLLKLVFEHSELKFSRDKDIVKELIEQITKFASRYYFSEVSARTEGKEISHYLRKVFRIDGLYRETKETLEELYRIQEDRSTDRLNKLIFILTIFSMISGIYGMNLVIEMLAEPFKLSEIFSFTFFEWTALILMVIGLMTLALLILNQVYKFSTSYYGKINRRRQR; this is encoded by the coding sequence ATGAATTCCCTTAAAAGTCACTATGTTTTTTATTATCCTTTCAATTATCGACAGTATGATTTTGGAAAATTACAGCATGAATTAAAGCGCAACAAATTTTATCATTTTACAATCGATGAAGAGGAATTTAATGAAACACTTTATGGACCCGATATTCAAGTTTCCCCCCAATTGCTAACACAATTCTTTTATCCTTTTATGGAAGAGAAATTATTGAATAACGATATTTCCGTACGAAACTTCAACCGCTACTCGAAAAAAATCCATTGCGAAGGAAAAATGAAGACGGCATTCGATGAAGTTCCCTTTACATTATTGAGTGCGGATATCAATCTGTGTCCATTCGGTATTGGGATTTTAGCATTGAGAATACAATTGGCAGATGATGTGGACATGAATGCCGCGTTATCATTCGGTCATTATTTTAGAGTGTTGCGGCCAAAAATTGAGGAAGAACTAGGCGCGGAAATTTATTACGACAATTTTATCTTTCATAATACCGATGAGCTATTATTAAAAAAAATTGCCCCGTTTTTAGAGAAGTATTTTATTGATTATTCATCTATTCACAAAAACATTAGCAAAATCCCGTTTTTCGAAGATGAGCGTATGTACGTCAATGCATTCTTTCATATGGGAGAAGACGCGGAAATTGATGAGGAATTATTATTTCGGGCAGGACAATTAAATGGACGTGATAGTAATGGGGATCCGTATATTTCAAGTACAAATGAAGAATATATAAAACGTTTCGTCGAGGAACATTGCTACGAAAGATGGGCGCCACAATTTCATATTATTACAACATTGCAAGGTCAAATTCACCTATCAACGATGGATGACAAAAGTATGTATAAATCCTTAAACAGCTTTCATTCTGTCTCTTATTACATATTTCTCATTCATTATTTCTATAAACTGATGCTGCTGAAACTTGTCTTTGAACATAGTGAACTGAAGTTTTCCAGGGATAAGGATATTGTAAAGGAATTAATTGAACAGATTACGAAGTTTGCATCGAGATATTATTTTTCGGAAGTATCGGCACGTACAGAAGGAAAAGAAATTTCACATTATCTCCGGAAAGTCTTCCGGATCGACGGACTTTACCGAGAGACGAAGGAAACACTTGAAGAACTGTACCGGATTCAGGAAGACCGTTCAACAGACCGGTTAAATAAACTGATCTTTATTTTAACGATATTCAGTATGATTTCCGGTATATACGGAATGAATCTAGTGATTGAAATGCTGGCAGAGCCATTTAAATTATCCGAAATTTTTAGTTTTACTTTCTTTGAATGGACCGCACTTATACTGATGGTTATTGGCTTAATGACGCTGGCACTGCTTATTTTAAATCAGGTTTACAAATTTTCGACAAGCTACTATGGAAAAATAAATAGACGAAGACAACGCTAA
- a CDS encoding LCP family protein gives MEEQTRQTRYQKKKMRKGRGIFVVIFLLLLSVIGYGYVQFNKGKEMASDNKIVVEDFEPDDNHPTIENYLILGVDTRGEEKSRSDTMMVLSWNRKTNDMKLVSFMRDIYAEIPGYQSYKLNTAYYLGGVPLLQETLNNMFDIPIHHYAMIDFKSFETLIDILAPNGIEMDVEKDMGGLIYVEIKKGLQNLNGKELLGYARFRSDAEGDFGRVARQQKVIEALKDQLFSPKNIANIPKFIGATQGYITTDLTSKDQLTTALKAVSGGEINVEKMTIPAEGTYKINKYRHAGEVLEIDVEKNSQILHDFLNLNE, from the coding sequence ATGGAAGAACAGACACGTCAAACCCGCTATCAAAAGAAAAAAATGCGTAAAGGCCGGGGAATATTCGTAGTCATTTTTCTTTTGCTTTTAAGTGTAATTGGATATGGATATGTCCAGTTTAATAAAGGGAAGGAAATGGCAAGTGACAATAAAATTGTAGTAGAAGACTTTGAACCAGATGATAATCATCCGACTATAGAAAATTATTTAATTTTAGGTGTTGATACTCGAGGCGAGGAAAAATCGCGTTCCGATACGATGATGGTGCTTTCATGGAACCGAAAAACGAATGATATGAAGCTCGTTTCCTTTATGCGTGATATTTATGCGGAAATACCTGGTTATCAATCCTATAAACTGAATACGGCCTATTATTTAGGTGGGGTACCGTTACTTCAGGAAACGTTAAATAATATGTTTGATATCCCGATCCACCATTATGCCATGATTGATTTTAAAAGCTTTGAAACATTGATCGATATTTTGGCTCCAAACGGTATTGAAATGGATGTTGAAAAAGACATGGGCGGTTTAATCTATGTGGAAATTAAAAAAGGCCTTCAAAACCTGAATGGTAAAGAACTGCTCGGCTATGCCCGTTTCCGTAGCGATGCTGAAGGAGACTTCGGACGTGTAGCGCGTCAGCAGAAGGTTATTGAAGCATTAAAAGATCAGTTGTTTTCACCAAAAAATATTGCAAACATCCCTAAATTTATCGGTGCGACACAAGGATATATCACAACAGACTTAACGAGCAAAGACCAACTGACAACTGCATTAAAAGCAGTATCAGGCGGGGAAATCAATGTTGAAAAAATGACAATTCCAGCTGAAGGAACGTATAAAATTAATAAGTACCGACATGCAGGGGAAGTACTGGAAATAGATGTGGAGAAAAATTCTCAAATTTTGCATGATTTTTTAAATTTAAACGAGTAA